CCACCACAGGGCGGTGGCGCAGAGTAGCAGTGCAAGGAGTGTGAGAAGTCGCTTCGCCATGGGGGCCTTGCGCGATGCTCGTGGGAGCGGGCTCGCATTGTTCGTCGTAGGAGGGCCAAGCTTGCCATGACGCGGCCCAGAGCTGAATATCGCAGATCAATACTTGCTTCACTCTGGATGTACCGATGCCCGCCAGTTTCCACCCCGACCTGCTGCGCGCCAGCCTGTCGCCCCTTGCCGATCGCCACCTGCTGTCCACCCAGGGCCAGGCCTACCAGGGCTTCTACGGCCTGGGCCTGTCCGCGCACAGTTGGCTGGGCGGCTTCCAAGTGGCGGGTTTCGACCTGGTCGGCCAGGTCTGGCTGCCCGAGCGGCCACAGGCGACGTTGTTCCTGCTGCATGGCTACTACGATCACATGGGCTTGTACCGCCACGTGATCGAATGGGCCCTGGGGCGCGGCTACGCCGTGATCGGCTGCGACCTGCCAGGGCATGGCCTGTCCAGTGGCGAGCGGGCCAGCATCGATGATTTCGGCATCTACCAGCAGGTGCTTCAGGCGCTGTTCGAACAGGCCCGGCTGCTCGACCTGCCAAGACCCTGGCATCTCTGCGGCCAAAGCACCGGTGGGGCTATCGTGGTCGACCATCTGTTGCACCAGGGCGAAAGCAGCCCTGTTGACGGAGAGACAATCCTGTTGGCCCCCCTGGTGCGCCCGCGGGCCTGGG
This sequence is a window from Pseudomonas maumuensis. Protein-coding genes within it:
- a CDS encoding alpha/beta hydrolase, producing MPASFHPDLLRASLSPLADRHLLSTQGQAYQGFYGLGLSAHSWLGGFQVAGFDLVGQVWLPERPQATLFLLHGYYDHMGLYRHVIEWALGRGYAVIGCDLPGHGLSSGERASIDDFGIYQQVLQALFEQARLLDLPRPWHLCGQSTGGAIVVDHLLHQGESSPVDGETILLAPLVRPRAWGWSKLSYRVLRHFVNGIERRFSENTNDPAFLPFLEADPLQPRRLPTAWVGALMEWVRRIEAAPRSTRRPLIVQGEADGTVDWPYNLKVLKAKFAEPQILMLPEARHHLANELPGIRQRYFEFIGQRLG